CCCTTCGCGAGCTCGATCCGGCACGGGGCACAGTAGAGGCCGTTGTACTTCGACCAGGCGAGGCTTGCCCACGGCAGGAGCTTGCCACAACCTTCGCAGTAATCGCGAGCGTAGATCTCGAGCTGGGTTTCGTTCGAAATGTAGAGGGGGTGCCGCGGATGCCCGTCCTTGGTGACGCCCAGGCAGACCCTCTTGTTGGTGGGGATCATGCGGAGCACTTCCCGGGCACGGCCCCGGAGCTCCCCGTGGACGCCCCAGGCGAGGACGACGGTGTCGGCGACCGAGATGATCTTGGCGAGGGCCTCGTCGTTGCCCGGGCCGATGGGGTCGGGCTCGGTGTAGAGCGCCTTCGGATCCGTTGAGCGCAGCCCAAAGAGGTTGACCATGTAGAAGCGCTCGTAGTCCAGCGAGCGCGCCCGCCTCTCGCAGCGCGTGATGGTGGGGTCGTTGACGTTCTGGTCGGCGGTCGAGGGGTTGAGCCCCAGGAAGGCGATCGACTGGACGACGTCGAACGTGAAGAGCGGCGTTCCGATGTCCCGCCAGAGGACGTATCGGTAGGTCTCGCTCTCGGAGAAGACCGCCCCGCCGTGGGTGCCGAGAATTGTCTTCATTCGCCAACCCCCTCGCTCCTCCGCCGCTCCCGCCGCTTCGCTCGGCGCCAGCGCCTCCGCTCCTTGCTGCTCGGGGCGCCTCCTGCTTCATACCCGGTTCCGTAGGTCGGCATGAGCTCTCTCCTTATCCGCCGCGGTTGCGGCGCTGGGCCTTCTGACGGGCCTTGCGCTTGGCTTTCTTGGCCGCGCCTGCCTTGTGGTGTAGGCCTTGGCCTGAACGTCCCTTCTCGGGCCTCCTGGGAGCTCCCAGGGCGCCAAGGCCGGCAGCGAGGGCAAACAGGGTTGTCGTGGTCAGGGCGGCGGGGCTAGCCATTGGTGATCTCCTCCTTCCAGAAGCACTCGGTCTCCTCGGGGTCGAGGTCGGGGATCTTGCGCTTGCAGGCGTAGAAGTTCTGACAGTCGCGGCAGGTCGTCTTCTCGGTCACGGTGTAACCTCCTGGCGCATCGCCCCCACGGGGGTCATTCATCGCCGCCGGCCTTTCCTCTTGACCAGCGGTTCCGGGGCCTCCGGAGGCGGGCGCATCGGGGGGAAGACCCTGTACTCCTTCCCCTTGAGCTTCCATCCAAAAGGGTTGTCGTGGTCCTCCGTCTCGCAACCCAGCCCCTCGTAGATCTTCCGCGTGCTCAGGCGCCCCTCGACGGCCTGGTCCCACCAGCGGAAGCAGGGGTCGCAGTCGAAGGGGATCCGCAGCGACCCGGAGGCGTCGAGGGAGGGAGCGCTCACGCGACCCTCCGCGTCCCGAACACCTTCCAGTCGTCGAGCAGGGAGAGGCGGATGACGTCCCCCGTGCGGATCCAGCGCCCGTACCAGGTCTGCTCGAGCCTCTCGAACTTGAAGTGGAGGAAGGATTCGCTCCCGCTCTTGGCGTAGGCGGCGAGGGCCTCCTTCCTCGGGACCTTCGCGTGGGTGTAGGTGTTCCCCCGGTACTCGATGCACGGGGCAGGGCGCGTCAGGCGCCCCACGGCGGCGCGGAAAAGGCCTATGATCTTCATCGTCTTAGACCTTCCAGCCGTGCGCCTGGGCGGCGAGGACGTTCCAGTTGACCGACCACCCCGGCGAGCACGCGATCAGCTTCTCGACGAAGCGGACGGTGGGCAGGGCGCGCCCCTTCTCGATGTCGCAGAGGTATTGCTGGGAGATCCCCAGGGCGCGGGCGAACTCCTTCTGGGTCAGGTTCCACTTGTTGCGAAGGGCGACGAGCGCCTCGTTGAACCGTTGCATACTCATAGCGCGTTGATCCCCTTGTCGGAGTAGCCCCCGATCGTCATGGTGTAGATCCCCATCTTCAGCGCGTCGTAGGCGGCGGTGATCCGGGGGTCGTCGTCGACGGCGATGACGGTCGGGCGGCAGTCGTTGATGTAGTAAATCGACGGCAGATCGGCGACCTCACGCTTCACGATCTCGGTCTTGAACTCGACCCCGGGGCGGCGGTCGCCGTGGGGTCGCATGATGAGGTGCTCGTAGTCGCCGAGACCGTTCGCGGCGAGCCAGTGGGCGGTCACTGAGCGCTGGCTCTCGGCCCGGGCGGTGAGGAAGAAGACGTCGACCTGGCTCTCCATGAGCCCGCGCACGAGGAGAAAGCCCCCCGGGATGACGGGGTCCTTCTCGGCCCCCTCGTGGAACGTGGCCCAAGCGGCGTCGTCCCTCTTGTTGCCGTGGAGGGCAAGCATCCTCTCGCGGCGGCGGCGGGCGTCGGCGACGACCCCGTCGATGTCGATGAAAGCGATCATTCGCAGTTCTCCTCCTTCCAACGATTGAGCTCCTCGAGCTCGTGTTCAACTTGTTCCAGCCGGGACTGGTAGACGGCGAGCTGGCGCTCCTTGTAGTCCCTGGCGTGCCTCCAGGCCTCGCGGGCGTTGTTGTAGTAGGCGCGAGTCTTGGTGCGCCTCTTGGTCTTGTAGGTAACGGGGTAGAGCTCCCCGGTCCCTCGGCGTAACAGGTCCTCGGTGACGGTGACGTGGGTCTCGGTGGCCTCGGACACGTCGGCCACGACGGGCAGTGGGAAGTCCTTCCGGACCAACCACCAGCCCCCGCTCACGGGACGCTCCCTTCCAGTTCCAGGGCGAGCCGGACGGCGTCGCCGGCCTCGGCGGCGTGCTCGTAGCCGGGGTCGAGCAGGGCGTAGAGGCCGTCGAGGTTGCGGATCAGGGTCTCGTAGAAGACGCGCTTGCCCCGGTGGGTGACGCGCTCGAGCTGGTCCTCGGCCCATGCCATCCAGGCTTGCAGGAGGACGACGAACGAGGCCTGCCTCCCGAGTTTCTCAGTGATCTCGATCGCCTTAGCGCTCAGGGCTTGGACGACGCCGGCCTTGGTGACGTAGAACGCCAGGACGTCGGCGCTCGGCCCGGAGACGTGCTCGATGATCCGGTCGCACCAGATCCGCACGGGCTCCTCGGTCTCCTGGTGCTTCTTGACCAAGTCGCACAGGAGAGCGATCGAGCAAACGGCGACGTAGGTCCTCCGGTTGGCGCGGCTCATCTAGGGGACGATGCCGTAGACGATCTTGGAGACCTGGGAGCGCCCGATGTTGAACTCCCTCGCGAGGGCCTGGAACGCCTCGTCGGTCTTCGTCCCTGCCTCCCGCAGCTCCTTCCAGCTCTGGCGCATTTTGGCGTTCCGGGCGGCGCGCTGGGGTTGGGTTGTGTGCCAGGCCTTCTTCGTTTCCATCGGTCTCTCTCCTCGTGGTGGCATGGTGACAAAACGCTTTGCTGGCTCAGTAGGCGAACTCGTCCTCGGGATAGTAGAGCTGGCCCGACTCCTCACGGCCCAAGGCGTTCATCGCATCGGCCAGGTTGAGCGCCGTCCAGAACTCGGCGGCGTCCTCGGCGTAGGTGCGGGCGCAGGGCGCGCAGACGGCCTCGCCGGTCTCGACGATCATGAACTCGGCGGGATCGGAGCAGTGGACGCAGCGCCCACGCTCGGCGAAGCGGGCCTTGCGGAACCAGTCCTTGACGGTCTTGAGCCTCTTGGCGACACGCTCGGCCAGGGCGCGGCGGTGCGCCGGCTCCAGCTCGTCGACGTTGAAGTGGACCTCGATCAATCGGCCAGGGCTCATTGGTGCCTCCTATCGTTGCGGTGCGTGCCGGCGTCCGGGCAGGTCGCGAAGTGCGAGATCCTGCCGCTCACGACGGCCCCCTCATCGGTGACGATGACGACGCGGGGCAGGTCGACCGGGTTCTTCTTGCCGCTGGCGAGTTTGACCCAGTCGATCTCCGCGGCGCAGCTTCGGCACCGGCTCACTCGCCACCCCCGGGCCAGATCTCGGCGATCGCGTACTGGGAGATCTCCCTCGGGGTGAGGAAGCAGGTCCCCCCGTCGATCTCGTCCGGGATCTTGCCGTCGAACGGGCGCGCCTCGTGGTGGTTGTAGCTGGTCTTGTCGTTGCGCTCGATCGCCCGCATCGCCTCAACGGCGATCTCCAGCCGCTCGCGCAGGACGGACTCGGGGATCTCCTCCTCGACGCTGGCGCCGTAGATCCTCATGAGCCTCGCAACGGGGCCGGGGATCGCCCGGGACTCCCGGCGCCAGTTCTCAACGGAACGCTCGGTAGAGTTGAGCTTCTCGGCCATCTCCGCGTTCGTGACGCCGAGCATATCTTGGATCTCCAAGAACTCGTCGGCGGTCATGGTGTCGCGCCGGATCGGTTTCCTCTTCATGCCGTCCTCCTTTGTGTCTTTTCCTTCGTTCCACTCGTTGAGAAGTATCCACCCAACGAGAGGCAAAAGCAAGGTCCCCTTTTCCGGGGACCCCCCTTCAGCTCTGGTTGTGCAGGATGACGCGGGCCTTGCCGGCCTCCGCGGCGAGGCGTGCGGCCTCCCACTCGCTGTAGTGCTCCTTGTCGCGCTCGTAGTGGTAGGCGCCCCACTTCTCGGCCCAAGCCGCGACGAGCTCCATCTCCTCGGCGTAGGTGCGCTCGTAGTTGTCGAGCCAGTCGGGGCAGACGACGTCGAGGACGTCGCAGATGTTGAAGGCCTCGATCGGCGCCTGGTCCCGGTCGATCAGGCACATTGGTTGGACTCCGGTCTCGTGCGGGGTCTGGATCATCGCGGTCTCCTTAGCCAAGGACGGTCACAAGGCGGTCGTTGTGGTCGTAGAAGTAGAGGTCGGGGTGCTTCGATACGCGCTTGCCCTTCTTCTTGCCCTTCTGGGAGGCCTTGGCGGGGGCGCTGCTGGCGTTCCAGCTCCACCCCTTGTTCCCCTTGGCCGGGGCGAAGGTCGCCTCCCAGGGCTCCTCGGGGATCTCGAGGGTGCTCTTCCAGCCCTTGAGCTTCGCGAGCTCGGCGAAGCTGGTGCGAAAGCCGGCCTGGGAGCGGTTGTCGACCAGCTCCCACTGCTCCATCTTCTCGGAGACGCGGAGCAGGGCGTCCTTGAGGTTCGTCAACGGCAGCTTCCAGGCCTTGTAGGCGCGGGCGATGACCCCCAGGTAGTCCTCGGCGGGGTCGTGCTCGCGGCACCCGGGGGCCATGACGTAGACGAGGGCCTGGATCCGGAGCCCCTGGTGGTTCACGGTCAGCCACTTCTTCCGGTAGACGTCAGAGGCGACGCCCTCGCAGCGGTCCAGGGTCGCCTCGTGGTCGGGGGTGATCGCCCACAGGATCCCGGGGACCTCGCACCCCACCTTGCGCTCGACGTCGGCGACGCCGGTCACGCGGGACCAGCGGCGGAAGGTGAGGCGGTGCTCGGCCAGGGTCGCCAAGCCCAGGGCCACGGCGCCGGGGCAGCGGCGGCGCATCTGCTTGCCGTTGCAGTTGGATCCGTAGGCGAAGTAGTAGACCTCTCGGGCTCGGTTCTTCTTGTTGCTTGCCATCTCTCCAGTCTCCTTTCGCCCATGCCGGGGCGCGTTGTTTCTTTCTACGTCCACACAATACCACCCAATGGGGGGTACTACAAGGAAAAAAGTGACAAGGCGACCAAAAAAACGAGGCCCCTCTCGGGGGCGAGAAGGGCCTCTGTTGCCGGTTCTTCGGCCCCCTATGCGAAGGCCTGCCGGGGCTCGAAGAGGCGCTGCCGGGGCGCCTGCGGCCTCTGGTGGTCACTGTAGTCCCCTGATGGGACCGGAACGCCTCGGGGGGTGGGGCAGAAGTAGAGCCAAGCGGTGACGCTCTCGCCGTTGTCGAGCGTGACCGTGATCTCCTGGCGGCGATACCAGCGGGGATGTTCCTCCAGGCTGTCGAGGCGTTCCAGCGTCTCGGGATCCACGGCGTAGACCTCCCCCCGGATCGGGGTAACAGGTTCGTCCTTGACGACGTAGGGGATCCGTTCGGCGTACATGGCATAGAGCTCGTCGGTCATGGCCGGCCCCAGCTCTCGGACCCCCGGGCCGGTGAGGAAGCAGTGGTTGTGGAAGCCCTTGCGGAGCGAGCCATAGACGAAGATCTTGCGGTTCATGGTTAGCCCTCCTCGGTCGGGGTCGTTCCGGGGACCTTGCCCTGGGACGGGATGATCGCGATGAACCCCCAGTAGGCCAGCGAGTGAAGGAAGGCCTCCGGGGAAGCAGTCGAGACGATGACCTCCTTGTAGCGCAAGGCGCGGCGGGCGACTTCCTTCATCCAGTCGTCCCGGTCGTCCTCGGCCAGGAAAGCGTCTCGGTGCAGGAGGGCGAGGACCTCCTCGGGGGTGCCGGCTTCGTAGGTGCGTCCCTGCGGGGTCGTGATGGTCATGGTCGGTTCCTCCTTGGCTGCGGGGTGGGGAGGAGCCCCCACCCCCTGGCTCG
Above is a window of Deltaproteobacteria bacterium DNA encoding:
- a CDS encoding gamma-glutamylcyclotransferase, encoding MASNKKNRAREVYYFAYGSNCNGKQMRRRCPGAVALGLATLAEHRLTFRRWSRVTGVADVERKVGCEVPGILWAITPDHEATLDRCEGVASDVYRKKWLTVNHQGLRIQALVYVMAPGCREHDPAEDYLGVIARAYKAWKLPLTNLKDALLRVSEKMEQWELVDNRSQAGFRTSFAELAKLKGWKSTLEIPEEPWEATFAPAKGNKGWSWNASSAPAKASQKGKKKGKRVSKHPDLYFYDHNDRLVTVLG
- a CDS encoding gamma-glutamylcyclotransferase, yielding MNRKIFVYGSLRKGFHNHCFLTGPGVRELGPAMTDELYAMYAERIPYVVKDEPVTPIRGEVYAVDPETLERLDSLEEHPRWYRRQEITVTLDNGESVTAWLYFCPTPRGVPVPSGDYSDHQRPQAPRQRLFEPRQAFA
- a CDS encoding HAD family acid phosphatase — its product is MIAFIDIDGVVADARRRRERMLALHGNKRDDAAWATFHEGAEKDPVIPGGFLLVRGLMESQVDVFFLTARAESQRSVTAHWLAANGLGDYEHLIMRPHGDRRPGVEFKTEIVKREVADLPSIYYINDCRPTVIAVDDDPRITAAYDALKMGIYTMTIGGYSDKGINAL
- a CDS encoding DUF1643 domain-containing protein, whose protein sequence is MKTILGTHGGAVFSESETYRYVLWRDIGTPLFTFDVVQSIAFLGLNPSTADQNVNDPTITRCERRARSLDYERFYMVNLFGLRSTDPKALYTEPDPIGPGNDEALAKIISVADTVVLAWGVHGELRGRAREVLRMIPTNKRVCLGVTKDGHPRHPLYISNETQLEIYARDYCEGCGKLLPWASLAWSKYNGLYCAPCRIELAKGTAERGGAAEPGGGKIGGGAAAPAKFSAPRTPFDPALWTPCAPRRVPAGAPCARAPPRCPALPGVLTSSSSP
- a CDS encoding helix-turn-helix transcriptional regulator, giving the protein MSMQRFNEALVALRNKWNLTQKEFARALGISQQYLCDIEKGRALPTVRFVEKLIACSPGWSVNWNVLAAQAHGWKV